The Diabrotica undecimpunctata isolate CICGRU chromosome 11, icDiaUnde3, whole genome shotgun sequence genome contains the following window.
tattagatGGTAGCAAAATCGGATGTCTTTTCTCAAAAGAATACGATGAATTTTTTAATCTACCACCAACACAAAATATTCGATTTGAATCGAGAAATGGTTGCAACGAAATGAGTTTGCCTTTTGGGCTTACAGGCCCTTTTTTTGTCAAATTGCGTATTTCTTCCGAGAAACATTCATTCTGAACTATCCTTACTAGGTAAAACATAGCGGTTGAAATCTCCTGAGAAGTTAAAGCACCTGAAGCTCTCTCATGAAGGGAAGACTTGGATATTTTGCAATTATTAATGAATCTCAGAATGTAAGCAGTACATCTCTTTAACTTAATCAAACTAGAGAATTGCTTTATTAATGAAAAGTCTAATGTGGCAGACAAAGTAATGACCTCGGCAGTCTTTAACTCCGGAATGTCATCTGGAAGAGAAAATTGTGTAGGATAATCATTTAATTTAAGCCAGGAAGGTCCATGCTACCATAAGTCGGAAGACATGAGTAATAGGGGACTAATTCCACGAGAAGCAAGATCAGCAGGATTATCCTTCGAAACTACGTGGTGCCAACTTTTCCTTTCTGAATCTCAGCGACACGATTTCCTACAAACGTCTTTAATAGTTTTGACTGTGTGCGTATCCATGCCAGAGTGATAGTAGAATCAGACCAATGAAATACTTTATCGAAATTGATATCTGAGGACTTGATTACCCTTTCAAAAAAACGAGCAAGTAACAATGCGCCGCACAATTCCAAACGAGGTATACTAATCACCTTAAGGGGTGCAACCTTGGATTTTGCGCATAACAGACGAACCAAAACATGTCCATCAGAATCAACACTCTTAACATAGATTGCAGCACCATATGCCTTGTTGCTGGCATCAGAAAAACCATGTAGCTCACAAGAGATCGAATCCTTTAATTTTACGTACCTAGGTATTTCGATATTATTTAATCTAAGTAATTTCTCCTTAAAATGCTGCCACTGCGTAAAAATGATTTGAGGAACAGATTCATCCCAGCCTTGCTTTTCTTGCCAAAGAATTTGCATTATAATCTTGGCCGTAATTGTGCAAGCGCTAAGCAGCCCAAGAGGATCATAGATCTGAGCAATACGAGAAAGAATTATTCTCTTCGTTACCTTATTAGGATTAGGTAAATCAGCTACCTTATATGTTAGTGTGTCCGAATCACACATCTAATTTAGGCCAAGTACCTTTACCTTTTCCTCTCCACCGAATGATTTTAGATTTGATAGACACTTGGAACTTTGAATTTTATTAAGTACTACCGGATCATTCGATACCCACTTCCTCAACTTAAGACATCCGCTGTTTAAGATATTGTTGATATCCTTGCATACATTTGACAATGACTCTGCGCAATCTCCACCTGTCAGAAGATCATCAACATAGAAATCTCGCAAATATTGATGATCTTGGAAGCAGTAGGGTGAAGATCTTTATTCTCGGATGCTAACTGAAATAAGCAACGAATGACCTGAAACGAAGCTGAAGCTGTTCCATATGTGACCGTATTTAGCTGATATGTGCTCAGAGTATCAGAAGGAGAAGAACGCCAGAAAATTTGCTGAAGTGCTCGTTGTTCAGGATCCACGAGCACCTGACgatacatttttgtaatatcaGCAGAAACAACAAATGCATATTGTCGAAAAcgcaataaaattaagaatagaTCGTCCTGAATGGTAGGACCCGAAATTTGAATGTCATTTATTGATAgaccagaaaaagatggaaaggaACCGTCAAACACCACACGAAGCTTTGTGGTGAGACTGTCATCCTTTAAGACCCCGTGATGGGGAAGATAATACGAAAAGCTCTGTTGACTATCATCAACCTTGAACATGTGACCAAGTTGTATGTATTCTTCCATAAATTCGGTATACATCCTTTTTAGGACGTCATTTTTATGAAGTTTTTTCTCCAAGTTGAGAAAACGTTTTGATGCCTGTCGCTTTGAATCACCTATATTTGCAATGGAGCCCCTCAGAGGTATATTGGTGATAAAGCGACCTTCGTCATTTCTCTTCACCGTTGAGGAGAAGTGTTTTTCGCATATTAAGTTTTCCTCGGAAAGTACAGGTTCCGTGTACTTTTCGAGTTCCCAGAATTTTTGTAACTGAACATTTAAGTCAGAACTTGAATCATTTCTACTGAAGTTGCAATATGAAACTGATTCCCTTGTCATTAAACTGACCGGAAACTATCCAACCGAACCTTGTTTTTTGCATGACTGGAGCAGAAGGACCTAAACTGAATTGTCCCACACACAAGATTTTCCAGAAAGTATCAACACCTATCAGAATGTCGATTTTTGAAGCAACATGAAAATCTGGATCTGCTAGTCTTAAATGACGTGGAATATCTAAGTTTCCAATGTCGAAACTATATGCTGGAATTCTATCGCAGATACTATTGACTACGAGACATGAAAGAGATGTAGAAAACGAAGACTGCCTTGACTGAATCTTCGCTGTGCCCTTAGATCGAATGTTTGAGACTGCATGACCTATCCCTACAATAGAGATATTTATCTCGGACCTTGATAGCGCTAGCTTATCAGCTAATTCTCTCGTTATGAGATTTGATTGAGAGCCACAATCAAGAAAAGCCCTACATTGATGAACCCTACCGTTTTTATCGAATATTTGAACGACAGCTGTAGACAAAATTGATTGAGCTACATTCGAGTGAGCTGAAAGAGACACTTGGTGTTCAGGTTCAGACTCCAGCCGCTGATTAGTATCGGTAGTGTGAACGGATTGTTTATCTAAATGCAACAAACTATGGTGTTTTGCCTTACATTTTTTACACGCTCCATATTTGCAGTTGGAGCTAAAATGGCCAGAATAAAGgcaatttgtacaaagttttgAATCCCTAGCGTGTTTGATTCGCTCTTGGGTCGAAGCCCCCAAGAATTTAGCGCAGTTATATATTTTATGATCTTCTTTGCAGAACGTACATGCTTTTCTATTGAACGAGAGAAAAGATTGCGACTGCCTTGAGAATTTGGACTGCCTGTCCGATTTATACGTAACTTTCGATACTTCTAGCTTCTCTAGAAGATCAGCTTTGCCTTTCAAGAATGCGATCATATCTTCAAAGGTAGGAAGATCACTTCCGGATCTATATAATTCCCATTCCCTCGCAGTGAGGGCATCTAACTTGCTTGCTATCATGAATATTAACAGAGTGTCCCAAGAATGGACAGGTTGCTGAAGAGATTCTAGCGAACGCAAGTTTTTCGAAACATTGTCAATTAGTTGACGAAGATGAGTAGAAGATTCTTTTGGAATGGGTTGCAAATCAAATAAGGCCTTTGTATAATTGTAGATCAAAAGACGCGTGTTTGCAAACCTTTCGCATAGTAAGTTCCATGCTATATCATAATTCGCGGCCGAAATCTCTAATGAGCTGATAACCTGTGCAGCTTCTCCACCTAGAGATGCCCGAAGATAATGGAACTTCTGAATTGAATTTATCGAAGGATTTTTATGAATTAGACTATCATAGGTATCATGATACTCAAGCCACCCCCCGTATGACCCTTTGAAATGAGGTAACTCAATAGTTGGGAGCTTTATTTGAGAGTGAAGTGGACTGTATTAATTTGCTCTACATTTGTTAAATGAGTGCTACCTAAGTTCAAAGAAAATGATTCTACGGGACGATTGTTACATTCATGCTTATTTGAAATCGAATTTATTAATGCTTCTGCTTGTGATACAAGCGAATAATACAAATCTGAAAAGCTTTCCCTAttaacaaaatccacaaggaaaataattcctgcagctggctgtataccacgtataacaaaagaggttagtctttgtatgtgggtatattttataaaataaaatatacccacatacaaagactaacctcctTTCCCTATTGTCTAATTTCTCAGAAACATTCTTCGAAATGTTTTCTATTTCGTATTGAATTTTTTCGAATTCATTTATAACAGGCTCTATATCTGCTAACCTGGTTTCTACCTCAATAACTAAATTGTCAGATTGTTTTTCAATCTGTTTATtaagacattttttgaatattgTCAATCGTGATTTGAGTATACccctttttttgtttaaatcttttagagacataataaaatattttttaataatactcGAAGTTTATTTTACGATGAAAAGATTTAAAATGTTTACCAGTATACTAATGAAATAATGAAATCGCAATTATAAGAAAAGGTTTTACCTGTCGTTATGAATAAGCAATAAAATTGTACAAAATGTtgaaaattctattttttatctaACTGCAAGTAAAACCGCATAAATTATATAGGGTTCGTTACCTGAAATGTAAGTAAGGCAATAAAAGGTTTTACTCGGCGATAAAAAATCAAGTATGTATATGAAATGAATAGTTGTTTTGTTTCGAAGCAAGACAGGTTTTTGTACCTTTTAACGAAATATTTGAGTAATAAAATGAGTTTAACCAAATAAACAGGTTTTTATAATTGACCCTAGTTAAACGACATTTAACTCCACGCAAGTAGAAAGAATATATGAAATAGAGATGGGAAAGGCTCACTTACTTTGATTAGGCGTGCTGTTGACCAGATGAAGTTCTATCCACGCACTAGATGAAAGACTACAGATGCTTTCTGCTACGGTGCTGGATGTAATGTTGGGTGGACTGCTAGCAGCTTGAATTGTAGCTCTACAGGAACCGCCCGAAGGTTGTAATCGTTACTTGTAACGGTTACTTGTAACCACTTGACTCCGCCCTCACGAACAGAAGAGGACGACTTGCCGGCTAGTTAACTAAATTTAGATTGAATCAAACTGCACAAATGTCTTTGATAACCACTGATATATACGACTCGAATGGACCATGAAGAAAAAACTATGGGGTTGAAACACTTTTATTACGTATATTTTGATTACAATCGTTAAAAAGCCGACTAATACAAAATATCGACCGACTTGGTCGAGTGTTGATGG
Protein-coding sequences here:
- the LOC140452754 gene encoding uncharacterized protein, producing the protein MCDSDTLTYKVADLPNPNKVTKRIILSRIAQIYDPLGLLSACTITAKIIMQILWQEKQGWDESVPQIIFTQWQHFKEKLLRLNNIEIPRYVKLKDSISCELHGFSDASNKAYGAAIYVKSVDSDGHVLVRLLCAKSKVAPLKVISIPRLELCGALLLARFFERVIKSSDINFDKVFHWSDSTITLAWIRTQSKLLKTFVGNRVAEIQKGKVGTT
- the LOC140452755 gene encoding uncharacterized protein, encoding MVMQFLVGQDEPSASQSTIQEGNNNKEEADNNINDVDSDTSKTVLKINIEKQSDNLVIEVETRLADIEPVINEFEKIQYEIENISKNVSEKLDNRERRLVFKFHYLRASLGGEAAQVISSLEISAANYDIAWNLLCERFANTRLLIYNYTKALFDLQPIPKESSTHLRQLIDNVSKNLRSLESLQQPVHSWDTLLIFMIASKLDALTAREWELYRSGSDLPTFEDMIAFLKGKADLLEKLEVSKVTYKSDRQSKFSRQSQSFLSFNRKACTFCKEDHKIYNCAKFLGASTQERIKHARDSKLCTNCLYSGHFSSNCKYGACKKCKAKHHSLLHLDKQSVHTTDTNQRLESEPEHQVSLSAHSNVAQSILSTAVVQIFDKNGRVHQCRAFLDCGSQSNLITRELADKLALSRSEINISIVGIGHAVSNIRSKGTAKIQSRQSSFSTSLSCLVVNSICDRIPAYSFDIGNLDIPRHLRLADPDFHVASKIDILIGVDTFWKILCVGQFSLGPSAPVMQKTRFGWIVSGQFNDKGISFILQLQ